Genomic window (Bombyx mori chromosome 9, ASM3026992v2):
TTCCTTCTGTTTTGAAACCCAAGCTTAGTGATTTAGTTCCTTGAGAAATAATTTGTTGGCGAATCTAAAGTTGTTCAAAGTGTTAATTGGTATATTTATGAACATGGAAAAGAGGATCATCTTGGAACGCAGAGGGAGGGATCCTTCACAGGTAAACTAGgcatatttttctatttactgGAATGTTTTGTcgatacgtatttcatcagtatttaTATGTAACATGTAAAATTATGTTCATTGTCAatcaaatattgaaaattttggTATTTACCAGGACGTAAAGATGTCtttcaaaaaataacaacatAATAATGGATGTGgcgttattatatttaaaattattggcCATTACCGATTGTTACGTTTCATTCGTGTGCATATAATCTTACCATATTTTAtagaatatgtatgtataaacttGTTCTTTAAATCACTGATTGTCTCTTTCTTGGaagttttttataaataagtatACTGTGTACCGATTATCCATTCCTATTGTAAATATTCACTTATTGAGGTTAAGTGTCGAAACTTGTAGATGTCGTACGTGCTATAGAGcacatataaaacaaattttaacatGATAATATTGCACTTACAGAACCTATGATTAATTTTAACAATGCTTCTAttccttttatttattgtaatatatattttgatacaTATTGAAAAGACACATTGATTAAATGTTGTCAATGTCAGttgtattttcttatttttgtgtATACAAAAACTCAAGACCCACACCACGGTAATGAAAATGACCCGAGACAGTAAAGCCTTCTTTTAAATGTTTACTTCTGAAATTGGAACATTACTTTTTTGTGGTACAATATCACACATCGTTAGATCACCCGTAAACTTTCATTTATAACTATGCATAATTTCGCGCCCTTTCACCGTCTTGAGCAAAGAAACCTAAAACGAGGGAAAAACCATTTGAGCTAAAATATGTTAGTTAATCCAACATTTACATTGTTTTAATAAGTTTTTCTTTCATCCCATCAATACCTACTATATTGCACCGCGCATAATTGACGCACGCCTTACCAATACAGCGGCCATTTTTATTGCGTCGCGATGATTCGTGTCATCCGCCATTGTAAAGTGAAAAAAGAATACTATAACAACAAAACCATAGCACTTCATACGTTTATTATATACCCCATGAAGTAACTATCACGTGTTTTTAAATTTGCAGTGAAAATTTCGCCAAAATAAACActgttttacaattaaaaaacgaACTACGCCTATGTCTTTGACAACTTGCACCGGTTTGACGTCTCAGTCAGCTAGACACAACTTCGATTAAGACCATACAAGACAATGATATTACTCATAAACTAATATTATACTGTATCTCAAACGTATTTCTTTCAATGTACtagaaaaattgaaaacatattttaacaaTATACTGCCTTTTTCATATAATTTCTGGACTTAGTTCACGTATCTTTAAATACATCGAAAACGTCACTAAGGTTTAGCGAAACAGAGTAACGTTTGGGTCAAGGTAGAATCCGAAAcacgtcaacaaaaaaataaaaataaaaaacaataatacgtataaaaattttattgtataggtAGGAAACACAAACTACCCATTATTATTTACTGCAATCAATTGAAGGATCCATGCTACGGTTTTATTTTGTCCTGAATTATTGGGAACTATAGAAAACTAGATGGCGCTATTATAAAGTTTCCCTTGGCTTCTGCTGTTTCTGTTGTTGCTCTACTCAAATAGATCAGTACCTATGCTTAACtgttacaattgagacttcaccTCATGTGTTAAGGTGGGTGGATCCATGAATTTTGTGATTTCTATGAGCTGTGGTACCCCTTATCACTAAGTGGGCAGTGAGCTGTCACACATCTTTGCAATATGAAATGCATAATTATGattgataattataatgaatactCTTTTCTTACAATTACAGGTGAAAGAACTGAATCTGGATAACTGCAGGAGTACGAACATAGTTGGTTTAACAGATGAATATACAAATTTACAAATACTGAGTCTTAACAATGTGGGTCTCACAACACTCAAAGGTTTTCCGACCCTGCCTATGCTCAGAAAATTGGAACTGTCAGACAATAGAATATCAAATGGACTGACTTTTCTCAGTGGCTGCAAAAAGCTTGCACATTTGAATCTTTCAGGAAACAAAATTAAGGATTTAGAAACCCTGAAGCCTCTTGAAGCTTTCAAGAATCTGAAGAATCTTGACTTATTCAATAATGATGTTACTAGCATTGAAGACTACAAAAGTAAGGTGTTTGCTATGCATCCATCACTAAAATACTTAGACGGGTAAGTGATGCACAAtgaattttttgtttcttaaatataaaactgaaaatatGGCGGTATGACTCAAATTAATGTACCATggtaaaattcaatttatataCAGGATGTAAAGATTTTTACTGAAATGAGAATAAaccatattaataaattatccaAATATTGgcataactattttttttgaaatgcaatatattttaaagcAGCTGATAattgttagatttttatttgtatGATATTGTATGAAAGTTAAATTAaataggtataatataaagttttctaaatttattttctgacGTCCTGTCTGGAATATGTTCCAGAATACTGGATATTAtcagaata
Coding sequences:
- the LOC101743067 gene encoding acidic leucine-rich nuclear phosphoprotein 32 family member A isoform X2 translates to MNMEKRIILERRGRDPSQVKELNLDNCRSTNIVGLTDEYTNLQILSLNNVGLTTLKGFPTLPMLRKLELSDNRISNGLTFLSGCKKLAHLNLSGNKIKDLETLKPLEAFKNLKNLDLFNNDVTSIEDYKSKVFAMHPSLKYLDGFDKYDQEADDSDIEEEDEMNGNNDSDEDGSDEEEEEEDEDDEDVSLCAVYNAEEESSSSSIFEGSDVEEEEEVDEEDDEGENNADGEQEQNSKGQDGDADGEPEESTRGKKRKHEDDDEN